From the genome of Symphalangus syndactylus isolate Jambi chromosome 5, NHGRI_mSymSyn1-v2.1_pri, whole genome shotgun sequence, one region includes:
- the PLEKHO2 gene encoding pleckstrin homology domain-containing family O member 2 isoform X2 — protein sequence MVDKAGWIKKSSGGLLGFWKDRYLLLCQAQLLVYENEDDQKCVETVELGSYEKCQDLRALLKRKHRFILLRSPGNKVSDIKFQAPTGEEKESWIKALNEGINRGKNKAFDEVKVDKSCALEHVTRDRVRGGQRRRPPTRVHLKEVASAASDGLLRLDLDVPDSGPPVFAPSNHVSEAQPRETPRPLMPPTKPFLAPETTSPGDRVETPVGERAPTPASATSEVSPESQEDSETPAEEDSGSEQPPNSVLPDKLKVSWENPSPQEPPAAKSAEPSQAPCSETSEAAPREGGKPPTPPPKILSEKLKACMGEMQASGPPAPGTAQVSVNGMDDSPEPAKPSQAEGTPGTPPKDATTSTALPPWDLPPQFHPRCSSLGDLLGEGPRRPLQPRERLYRAQLEVKVASEQTEKLLNKVLGSEPASVSAETLLSQAVEQLRQATQVLQEMRDLGELSQEAPGLREKRKELVTLYRRSAP from the exons GATGATCAGAAGTGTGTGGAGACCGTGGAGCTGGGCAGCTATGAGAAGTGCCAGGACCTTCGTGCCCTCCTCAAGCGGAAACACCGCTTTATCCTGCTGCGATCCCCAGGGAACAAG GTCAGCGACATCAAATTCCAGGCACCTACCGGGGAGGAGAAGGAATCCTGGATCAAAGCCCTCAATGAAGGGATTAACCGAGGCAAAAACAAGGCTTTTGATGAG GTAAAGGTGGACAAGAGCTGTGCCCTGGAGCATGTGACACGGGACCGGGTGCGAGGGGGCCAGCGGCGCCGGCCACCAACGAGAGTCCACCTGAAGGAG GTGGCCAGCGCAGCTTCTGACGGGCTTCTGCGCCTGGATCTTGATGTTCCGGACAGTGGGCCACCAGTGTTTGCCCCCAGCAATCATGTCAGTGAAGCCCAACCTCGGGAGACACCCCGGCCCCTCATGCCTCCTACCAAGCCTTTCCTAGCACCTGAGACCACCAGCCCTGGTGACAGGGTGGAGACCCCTGTCGGGGAGAGAGCCCCAACCCCTGCCTCAGCAACCTCTGAGGTCTCCCCTGAGAGCCAAGAGGACTCAGAGACCCCAGCAGAGGAGGACAGTGGCTCTGAGCAGCCTCCCAACAGTGTCCTGCCTGACAAACTGAAGGTGAGCTGGGAGAACCCCAGCCCCCAGGAGCCCCCTGCTGCAAAGAGTGCAGAACCATCCCAGGCACCCTGTTCTGAGACTTCTGAGGCTGCCCCCAGGGAGGGTGGGAAGCCCCCTACACCTCCACCCAAGATCTTATCAGAGAAACTGAAAGCCTGCATGGGTGAGATGCAGGCTTCTGGGCCACCTGCTCCAGGCACAGCGCAGGTCTCAGTGAATGGCATGGATGACAGTCCTGAGCCTGCCAAGCCCTCTCAGGCTGAGGGTACCCCAGGAACTCCCCCAAAGGATGCAACAACATCCACAGCACTGCCCCCCTGGGACCTGCCACCTCAGTTCCATCCCCGCTGCTCCTCCCTTGGGGACTTGCTTGGGGAAGGCCCCCGGCGTCCCTTGCAGCCCAGGGAACGACTATATCGGGCCCAGCTGGAGGTGAAGGTGGCATCGGAACAGACGGAGAAACTGTTGAACAAGGTGCTGGGCAGTGAGCCGGCCTCTGTTAGCGCCGAAACATTGCTCAGCCAGGCTGTGGAGCAGCTGAGGCAGGCCACCCAGGTCCTGCAGGAAATGAGAGATTTGGGAGAGCTGAGCCAGGAAGCACCTGGGCTAAGGGAGAAGCGGAAGGAGCTGGTGACCCTCTACAGGAGAAGTGCACCCTAG